Proteins from a single region of Flavobacterium sp. YJ01:
- a CDS encoding peroxiredoxin: MSTLRLGDIAPDFSAQTTQGPINFHEWLGDSWGVLFSHPADFTPVCTTELGTVANYVPEFTKRNTKVIALSVDGLDSHKEWIKDINETQNTEVNFPIIADEDKKVANLYDMLHPNASDKFTVRSVFVIGPDKKIKLTLTYPASTGRNFDELLRVIDSLQLTANYSVATPANWKDGEDVVIAPAIPDSDIPAKFPKGHTPIKPYLRLTPQPNK, translated from the coding sequence ATGTCAACATTAAGATTAGGCGATATAGCACCAGATTTCAGCGCACAAACCACGCAGGGACCAATCAATTTTCATGAATGGTTAGGAGATTCTTGGGGTGTTTTATTTTCGCATCCAGCAGATTTTACTCCTGTTTGTACAACTGAATTAGGAACTGTAGCGAATTATGTTCCTGAGTTTACTAAAAGAAATACGAAAGTTATTGCACTAAGTGTAGATGGTCTAGATTCGCACAAAGAGTGGATTAAAGACATTAACGAAACTCAAAATACAGAAGTTAATTTCCCGATTATTGCAGACGAAGATAAAAAAGTAGCGAATTTATACGATATGCTTCATCCTAATGCAAGTGATAAATTTACAGTTCGTTCTGTTTTTGTTATTGGACCAGATAAAAAAATCAAATTGACTTTGACATATCCAGCTTCGACAGGAAGAAATTTTGACGAATTACTTCGTGTAATCGATAGTTTGCAATTAACAGCAAATTATAGCGTTGCAACTCCTGCAAACTGGAAAGACGGAGAAGATGTTGTAATTGCGCCAGCAATTCCCGACAGCGATATTCCAGCAAAATTCCCAAAAGGGCATACGCCAATAAAACCTTATTTACGTTTGACTCCGCAACCGAATAAATAG